From the Musa acuminata AAA Group cultivar baxijiao chromosome BXJ3-7, Cavendish_Baxijiao_AAA, whole genome shotgun sequence genome, one window contains:
- the LOC135582559 gene encoding EPIDERMAL PATTERNING FACTOR-like protein 2 — MGLLHPIDSQRPFHLLLLVLILLSSSHVKLLVEGRSVFRLLEYADGRGEEKLMVRALIGSRPPICERRCMTCGHCEAVQVPVIPQERNPTRRFWGIATLRGDYSSNYKPLSWKCKCGNRIFNP, encoded by the exons ATGGGACTTCTCCACCCTATCGACAGTCAGAGACCATTCCATCTTCTCCTCTTGGTGCTCATCCTCTTGAGTTCATCTCATGTCAAGCTTTTGGTCGAAG GTAGATCGGTGTTCAGGCTTCTCGAGTATGCAGAT gggagaggagaggagaagctGATGGTGAGAGCTTTGATTGGATCGAGACCACCAATCTGTGAGAGGAGGTGCATGACCTGCGGCCACTGTGAAGCAGTCCAAGTGCCAGTAATCCCACAAGAGAGGAATCCAACTCGGCGATTCTGGGGTATAGCCACTTTGAGGGGCGATTACAGCTCCAACTACAAGCCCCTCAGCTGGAAATGCAAATGTGGGAACAGGATATTTAATCCATGA
- the LOC135642599 gene encoding uncharacterized protein LOC135642599: protein MDPCPFVRVVVGNLALKVAVAAPPAGAGVHPSAAPCFAKIRLDKFPRQTLAVPLVPHDEPPATPTSDASVAARFHLSKDDLARIAGKPSFFASHGGCARLKVSVYTGRRGRTCGVSSGRLLGKVTMPLDLKGALAESGAGKPVAFHSGWVSLGKNKFRLAKGTSSSPSSSEAHLYLTVKAEQDPRFVFEFDGEPECSPQVFQVQGNMRQPVFTCKFSCRIAGDGKSSTRSVLSEPGNSRSWLTSFGSERERPVKERKGWSVTVHDLSGSPVALASMVTPFVPSSGTDRVSRSNPGAWLVLRPGEGTWKPWGRLEAWRERGGAGSGDGLGYRFELLPEAAMGAGVTLAESTLSAAKGGQFTIDLIEVSGTPVSRSVSPGCSPRVGGDLGYALWPCSSYRGFVMSSTVSGERRSGRPTVEVGVQHVGCSEDAAAFVALGAAVDLSMDACRLFSHNLRKELSAPDSSR from the exons ATGGATCCGTGCCCGTTCGTTCGGGTCGTCGTCGGTAACCTGGCGTTGAAGGTAGCTGTGGCAGCGCCGCCCGCCGGGGCCGGCGTCCACCCTTCCGCCGCCCCTTGCTTCGCCAAGATCCGCCTCGACAAGTTTCCCCGCCAGACCCTCGCCGTCCCCCTCGTCCCCCACGACGAACCCCCCGCCACCCCCACCTCGGACGCCTCCGTCGCCGCCCGGTTCCACCTTTCCAAGGACGACCTCGCCCGGATCGCGGGCAAGCCGTCTTTCTTCGCCTCCCATGGCGGCTGCGCCAGGCTTAAGGTCTCCGTTTACACCGGCAGGAGGGGCAGAACATGTGGGGTTAGCTCTGGGCGGCTCCTGGGTAAGGTCACGATGCCGCTGGACCTGAAGGGGGCCTTGGCGGAGAGCGGAGCGGGCAAGCCTGTGGCGTTCCATAGCGGATGGGTCTCCCTTGGCAAGAATAAATTCAGGCTTGCGAAAGGCACCTCTTCCTCGCCATCGTCCTCGGAGGCGCACTTGTATCTGACGGTGAAGGCAGAGCAGGATCCTCGGTTCGTGTTCGAGTTCGACGGTGAACCGGAGTGCAGCCCTCAGGTGTTCCAGGTGCAGGGCAATATGAGACAGCCAGTATTCACTTGCAAGTTCAGCTGCCGCATTGCCGGCGACGGCAAATCGAGCACTAG ATCGGTGCTTTCGGAGCCAGGGAACTCGAGGAGTTGGCTTACATCGTTCGGATCGGAGCGGGAGCGGCCGGTGAAAGAGCGGAAGGGGTGGTCGGTGACGGTCCATGATCTCTCCGGATCGCCGGTGGCCCTTGCCTCCATGGTGACCCCCTTCGTCCCCTCCTCTGGTACCGACCGGGTGAGCCGCTCCAATCCCGGCGCATGGCTGGTGCTCCGGCCCGGGGAAGGCACATGGAAGCCGTGGGGGCGCCTCGAGGCCTGGCGCGAGCGCGGCGGCGCCGGCTCCGGTGATGGCCTCGGTTACCGTTTCGAACTCCTCCCCGAGGCCGCCATGGGTGCCGGCGTCACCCTCGCCGAGTCCACCCTCAGCGCAGCCAAGGGCGGCCAGTTTACCATCGACCTAATCGAAGTATCCGGCACCCCCGTCAGCCGGTCGGTCTCGCCGGGGTGCAGCCCCAGGGTTGGCGGCGACTTGGGCTACGCGCTGTGGCCCTGCTCGAGCTACCGCGGGTTCGTGATGTCCTCGACGGTTTCCGGCGAGAGGCGGAGCGGACGCCCGACGGTGGAGGTAGGCGTGCAGCACGTGGGATGCAGCGAGGACGCCGCCGCCTTCGTGGCGCTCGGTGCCGCCGTCGACCTGAGCATGGACGCCTGCCGCCTCTTCTCCCACAATCTCCGGAAGGAACTGAGCGCGCCAGACTCGTCGCGTTGA
- the LOC103990982 gene encoding uncharacterized protein LOC103990982, whose amino-acid sequence MMRQASSRNQRNKGLRLTNVLQICLLAAVCFWLLYQLKHSYDKKKALDEQNPRILNNVEDSQPGFIDLGRKDLPRDKIMISGDKIHNKEEENDEIVEDEDRDAQRVMEDEEAKGVGDDGIDEEDNEQVDEQDDQERGDEETEDGEDSMNEENKEDQVDEAEFLDGREHEEGSSQEAHEESYKRDDASSAVHRENQVTGTEDKNDSVDEEQLKNDEIEVETIHTTSRKDDGLNDHNNMSVALVVAISNDTIQNNSLTINSAAAAAERIVQKLSSADNQTRLQANSTIESASYHQVKLQTDSPIDVADNAAEGKTYTLLLENGTLIRSSNDDQNITTGLGSPEEDNSNLKSVVEEQPKKSNTNIGQDNLEELSTVSLAVNENGDAVEGDSAGSSHRMVIDEERDARIDLSTLPDVQIDVKNIEDEAAE is encoded by the coding sequence ATGATGAGGCAGGCATCTAGTAGGAACCAGAGGAACAAAGGGTTAAGATTGACAAATGTTCTTCAGATTTGCCTCTTGGCTGCTGTCTGCTTCTGGTTGCTTTATCAGCTTAAGCATTCTTATGACAAGAAAAAGGCACTGGATGAACAGAATCCGAGGATTTTGAACAATGTAGAGGACAGCCAGCCGGGTTTCATAGACCTTGGTAGGAAGGACCTCCCTCGCGACAAGATCATGATCTCTGGGGATAAGATCCATAACAAGGAAGAAGAAAATGATGAAATTGTAGAGGATGAAGATCGGGACGCTCAACGAGTGATGGAGGATGAAGAAGCAAAAGGGGTTGGAGATGATGGGATCGATGAGGAAGATAATGAGCAAGTCGATGAGCAGGATGATCAAGAGAGAGGAGATGAGGAAACTGAGGATGGGGAAGATTCCATGAATGAAGAAAACAAGGAAGACCAAGTTGATGAAGCAGAGTTCCTGGATGGCCGAGAGCATGAGGAAGGTTCTTCCCAGGAGGCTCATGAAGAAAGTTATAAAAGAGATGATGCTTCCAGTGCTGTGCATCGAGAAAACCAAGTGACTGGAACAGAAGATAAAAATGACAGTGTGGACGAGGAGCAACtgaagaatgatgaaatagaagtaGAGACAATACATACTACTAGCAGAAAGGATGATGGTCTCAACGACCATAATAATATGAGTGTTGCTCTTGTAGTTGCCATAAGCAATGATACCATTCAGAATAATAGCCTCACCATAAatagtgctgctgctgctgctgaaagaATTGTGCAAAAGCTTTCTTCTGCTGACAATCAAACAAGGCTGCAGGCCAACTCTACGATAGAAAGTGCATCTTACCATCAAGTGAAGCTTCAAACTGATTCACCAATAGACGTTGCTGACAATGCAGCTGAAGGAAAAACTTACACTCTGTTACTCGAGAATGGAACTCTTATAAGAAGCTCAAATGATGATCAAAATATAACAACTGGATTGGGAAGTCCAGAAGAGGATAACTCCAACTTGAAAAGTGTGGTGGAGGAACAACCTAAGAAGTCCAACACAAACATTGGGCAAGATAACTTGGAGGAACTCTCAACTGTTTCTCTTGCTGTCAATGAAAATGGAGATGCAGTTGAGGGAGACTCAGCTGGTTCTTCGCATAGAATGGTCATTGATGAAGAAAGGGATGCACGTATCGATTTATCGACCTTACCTGATGTCCAAATTGATGTAAAGAACATAGAAGATGAAGCTGCAGAATAA